One window of Methanothermobacter tenebrarum genomic DNA carries:
- a CDS encoding carbon-nitrogen hydrolase family protein, which produces MRVVDRKEENIERAEKMIRELAEMGSETVILPEMFNCPYDNSRFREYAETQEGPTITRLGEIARELQVYIIAGSVPERTKRGVYNTSFIIDPWGEVIGKHRKIHLFDINIPGRITFKESDTLLPGRTPTVVRIGHTRIGVGICYDIRFPELSRIMTLRGAGILVFPGAFNMVTGPAHWETLIRARAIDNQVFVVAVSPARDKRAEYVAYGHSMVVDPWGSVIYEAGAGETIKNVEIDLSQVEEVRRRLPLLENRRPEIYKY; this is translated from the coding sequence ATGAGGGTTGTGGACAGAAAGGAGGAAAATATTGAAAGGGCGGAGAAGATGATCAGAGAACTCGCCGAGATGGGATCCGAGACCGTGATACTCCCTGAGATGTTTAACTGCCCCTATGATAATAGTAGATTCCGGGAATATGCTGAGACACAGGAGGGTCCTACAATAACTAGACTGGGGGAGATTGCGAGGGAACTCCAAGTTTATATCATAGCGGGTTCAGTACCTGAAAGAACAAAAAGGGGCGTATATAACACGTCGTTCATCATAGACCCATGGGGTGAGGTTATAGGAAAACACCGGAAGATCCACTTGTTTGATATAAACATCCCTGGGAGGATAACCTTCAAGGAATCAGACACACTGTTACCTGGAAGGACACCTACAGTAGTTAGAATAGGCCATACGAGGATAGGGGTGGGCATATGTTATGATATAAGATTCCCGGAACTTTCAAGGATTATGACGCTCCGGGGGGCTGGGATACTCGTATTCCCCGGTGCTTTTAACATGGTAACGGGCCCCGCCCACTGGGAGACGCTGATAAGGGCTAGGGCGATAGATAACCAAGTTTTTGTGGTTGCAGTGTCCCCGGCGCGTGATAAAAGGGCTGAGTATGTGGCCTATGGCCATTCAATGGTTGTGGATCCGTGGGGGTCTGTCATATATGAGGCTGGTGCTGGTGAAACCATTAAAAACGTTGAGATAGACCTTTCACAGGTGGAAGAGGTTAGGAGGAGATTACCACTCTTGGAAAATAGGCGCCCGGAAATCTACAAGTATTAG
- a CDS encoding AAA family ATPase codes for MDPYSEMESIRESLRREGYIADDDILVTIFLALNLKKPILVEGPPGTGKTELAKKVASAFDLDFFRIQCYEGITFEQIVGEWNYQKQLLTLEKARITGVDEDVFQEDFFIKRPLLSAFINDKPSLILIDEIDKADEEVESFLLQALGEKQITVNDLGTFELENDLMVILTSNSQRNLLDETRDRCLYLYIDYPSPEKEIEIVKAQVPSAPQKLIKEVVEAIHEIRKLNVMKKPSIRATIDWVKTLLVLGMESLNKKTFEETIGVVFKNKHDKEKAMDLNLRK; via the coding sequence ATGGACCCCTACAGTGAAATGGAGAGTATAAGGGAGTCTCTGCGACGCGAAGGTTATATAGCCGATGACGATATCCTAGTCACCATATTCCTAGCCCTTAATCTGAAGAAGCCCATCCTAGTGGAAGGACCCCCAGGCACTGGTAAGACAGAACTTGCAAAAAAGGTTGCCAGTGCATTTGATCTAGACTTTTTCAGGATCCAATGCTATGAAGGTATAACCTTCGAACAGATCGTTGGCGAGTGGAATTACCAGAAACAACTTTTAACACTTGAAAAGGCTAGGATAACCGGCGTTGATGAGGATGTTTTCCAGGAAGATTTCTTCATCAAAAGACCCCTACTTTCAGCTTTCATAAATGACAAGCCATCCCTCATACTCATAGATGAGATAGACAAGGCCGACGAGGAAGTTGAAAGTTTCCTCCTCCAAGCCCTCGGCGAGAAACAGATTACAGTTAACGACCTTGGAACATTCGAATTAGAAAATGACCTAATGGTAATCCTAACATCTAATTCCCAGAGAAACCTCCTCGATGAGACCAGAGACCGATGTCTATACCTCTACATCGACTATCCAAGCCCTGAAAAGGAAATAGAGATAGTGAAGGCCCAGGTCCCATCAGCACCCCAAAAACTTATAAAAGAGGTTGTAGAGGCTATCCACGAGATAAGAAAGTTGAACGTGATGAAAAAGCCATCCATAAGAGCTACCATAGACTGGGTTAAAACATTACTAGTCCTTGGGATGGAAAGCCTAAACAAGAAAACATTTGAAGAGACCATCGGAGTAGTATTCAAAAACAAACATGATAAAGAAAAGGCCATGGATTTGAATCTCCGCAAATGA
- the nucS gene encoding endonuclease NucS, which produces MTNRRFTSLENPTGEQTYKIIEEGLRKRAMILIFSCCRVCYYGRARSRLGPGERLIIIKPDGSFLIHQDRKVEPVNWQPPGSKVRVKIEDDGKILVESIRRKPAEKLTVEIERAHTISYYLARDIHELEVAGHEEDMRQLILESPDIIEKGFKPITREYQTSNGFIDILGKDENGSLMVLELKSRRAGISAVRQLKRYLEDFKDDKHGVRGVLVAPSITHDARELLEAEGLEFKSLEPPQELKKDHRMTLDKFISSR; this is translated from the coding sequence ATGACTAATAGGAGATTCACAAGCCTAGAGAATCCTACAGGCGAGCAAACCTACAAGATAATAGAAGAGGGCCTCCGTAAAAGGGCCATGATCCTAATATTCTCCTGTTGCAGGGTATGTTATTATGGTCGTGCCAGGAGCAGACTAGGCCCTGGGGAGAGGCTTATAATAATAAAACCTGATGGGTCATTTCTGATACACCAGGATCGGAAAGTTGAACCAGTTAACTGGCAACCCCCAGGATCGAAGGTGAGGGTGAAAATAGAAGATGATGGGAAGATCCTAGTTGAGAGTATAAGGAGGAAACCAGCAGAGAAACTCACAGTGGAAATAGAACGGGCCCATACCATCTCATATTACCTTGCCAGGGACATCCATGAATTGGAAGTGGCGGGCCATGAAGAAGACATGCGCCAGCTCATATTAGAATCTCCTGATATCATCGAAAAGGGCTTCAAGCCCATAACAAGGGAGTATCAGACATCAAATGGTTTCATAGACATCCTGGGGAAGGATGAGAACGGCTCATTAATGGTGTTGGAGTTAAAGAGTAGAAGGGCTGGTATTAGTGCTGTGAGGCAACTTAAAAGATACTTGGAGGATTTCAAGGATGATAAACATGGTGTAAGGGGTGTTTTAGTCGCCCCATCAATAACCCATGATGCCAGGGAACTGTTAGAAGCAGAAGGCCTAGAATTTAAGAGCCTAGAACCCCCACAGGAGTTGAAAAAGGACCATAGGATGACCCTTGACAAGTTTATATCTTCTCGATAA
- a CDS encoding ATP-dependent helicase, giving the protein MIKKQEKKYDSEEIYDILHPWVRKWFKSRFEDFTEAQRYAIKEIHNGKNVLISSPTGSGKTLTAFLSIISELTRLAEKGELEDKIYCIYVSPLKALDNDIEKNLDEPLKEIQRIAGKKLGIRKAVRTGDTTQSERSRMLRKPPHILITTPETLSIILVAPKFKRKLSHVKYVIVDEIHALADNKRGVHLSLTLERLQHIIGDFTRIGLSATVHPLERVAKFLVGYQEGKPRDCLIIDVDYRKKLDLELICPVDDIVAADPEEVNNAIYDILDELISEHKTTLIFTNTRSGTESVVYNLKSRFPNKYTDDNIMAHHSSLSRELRLKAEDRLKKGKLKAVVSSTSLELGIDIGYIDLVILLSSPKSVSRALQRIGRSGHRLHEKSKGRIIVTDRDDLIECAMILKDCLEGKIDEIDIPENCLDVLAQHLYGMAIEHRWDIEYALEVVRRSYCYRNLSREDYMKVLRYLAGEYADLEERYVYAKIWLDHEGGEFGRRGKLARMLYSTNIGTIPDRSSAVVKCKGEVVGRIDEEFLEKLRKGDTFVLGGKIYRFNYSRGMTVNVTPASGPPTIPSWFSEQLPLSFDLAVDIQRFRDIIDAKFQYGKSKDEIIEFIMDYLHVDYNAAHAIYQYFREQYLYARIPSKRRLLVEFYKGFGGRRFIVFHGLFGRRVNDALSRAIAYIIARKYKRDVMISVTDNGFYLSSDGKMGGLESLQRLDPENLRRILTEAIDKTETLISRFRHCAARSLMILRRYKGREKSVGRQQVKSRILLNFVKELDENFPILKEARREVLEDYMDIKNAKRILKWIKGGVMRIEKVDTRIPSPFAFNLVAQGYLDVLKYEERIEFIKRMHEAIIEQIKT; this is encoded by the coding sequence ATGATAAAAAAACAAGAGAAAAAGTACGACTCCGAGGAGATATACGATATACTCCACCCGTGGGTTAGGAAATGGTTCAAAAGCCGGTTTGAGGATTTCACGGAAGCCCAAAGGTATGCTATAAAGGAAATACACAATGGGAAAAACGTGCTGATATCCTCACCCACAGGTTCGGGTAAAACACTCACAGCATTCTTATCCATAATAAGCGAATTAACCAGACTAGCGGAAAAGGGGGAATTAGAAGATAAGATCTATTGTATTTATGTATCACCCCTTAAGGCCCTTGATAATGATATAGAAAAGAACCTTGACGAGCCCCTTAAGGAGATCCAAAGGATAGCGGGGAAAAAACTTGGTATAAGAAAGGCTGTTAGGACGGGTGACACGACACAGAGCGAACGTTCAAGGATGCTCAGGAAACCCCCGCATATACTCATCACAACCCCTGAGACGCTCTCAATTATACTCGTAGCCCCAAAGTTCAAAAGAAAACTTTCCCATGTAAAGTATGTTATAGTTGATGAGATACACGCCCTGGCAGATAACAAGAGGGGAGTTCACCTCTCATTAACCTTGGAACGTTTACAGCACATTATAGGAGACTTCACAAGGATAGGATTATCAGCTACCGTACACCCACTGGAGAGGGTGGCGAAATTCCTCGTGGGATACCAGGAGGGTAAGCCCCGTGATTGTCTAATAATCGACGTAGATTATAGGAAAAAATTGGACCTAGAACTCATATGTCCGGTGGATGATATAGTAGCCGCAGACCCTGAAGAAGTTAACAATGCCATCTATGATATACTTGACGAGCTTATAAGCGAACATAAGACAACCTTAATATTCACCAACACCCGCAGTGGCACGGAAAGCGTAGTCTACAACCTGAAGAGTCGTTTCCCCAACAAATACACTGATGATAATATAATGGCCCACCACTCATCCCTCTCAAGGGAACTAAGACTAAAAGCCGAGGATAGACTGAAGAAAGGCAAACTAAAGGCGGTTGTATCATCAACGTCACTGGAGCTTGGAATAGACATTGGATACATCGACCTCGTCATACTCTTAAGTTCGCCTAAGTCTGTTTCAAGGGCATTGCAGCGCATAGGAAGGAGTGGGCATCGTCTACATGAAAAATCCAAGGGTCGTATCATAGTAACTGATAGGGATGATCTGATCGAATGTGCTATGATACTTAAGGATTGTCTCGAAGGCAAAATTGATGAAATAGACATACCAGAAAATTGTTTGGATGTATTAGCTCAGCACTTGTATGGGATGGCCATAGAACACAGATGGGATATTGAATATGCCCTGGAGGTTGTGAGGAGAAGCTATTGCTACCGGAACCTTTCAAGGGAAGATTATATGAAGGTTCTGAGGTATCTTGCAGGGGAGTATGCGGACTTGGAGGAACGTTATGTTTATGCTAAGATCTGGTTAGACCATGAAGGTGGGGAGTTCGGACGCCGCGGAAAACTTGCAAGGATGCTCTATTCCACGAATATTGGCACAATACCCGACAGGAGTTCTGCTGTGGTGAAATGTAAAGGGGAGGTTGTTGGTAGAATAGATGAGGAATTCCTTGAGAAGCTACGGAAAGGCGACACCTTCGTACTGGGGGGTAAAATTTACAGGTTTAATTATTCAAGGGGTATGACGGTTAATGTAACCCCTGCCTCAGGACCCCCAACAATACCGTCATGGTTCTCGGAACAATTACCACTCTCATTTGACCTTGCAGTTGATATACAACGTTTCAGGGATATCATAGATGCTAAGTTCCAGTATGGGAAGAGTAAGGATGAGATAATAGAGTTTATAATGGATTATCTTCACGTTGATTATAATGCAGCCCATGCTATCTACCAGTATTTCAGGGAACAATACCTCTATGCGAGGATACCTAGTAAGCGTCGTTTACTTGTTGAATTCTATAAGGGATTTGGGGGGAGGAGGTTCATAGTATTCCATGGTTTATTCGGCAGACGGGTTAACGATGCATTATCTCGTGCCATAGCATATATCATCGCAAGAAAATACAAAAGGGATGTTATGATATCAGTAACGGATAATGGATTTTATTTGAGTTCTGATGGTAAGATGGGTGGATTAGAATCATTACAAAGATTAGACCCTGAAAACTTGCGGAGGATCCTTACAGAGGCTATTGACAAGACAGAAACCTTAATTAGTAGGTTCAGGCACTGTGCTGCGCGTTCACTCATGATACTGCGCCGCTATAAGGGGAGGGAAAAATCTGTTGGGAGGCAACAGGTAAAAAGCAGGATATTATTAAATTTCGTTAAGGAATTGGATGAAAACTTCCCAATATTAAAAGAGGCGAGAAGGGAAGTCCTAGAAGATTACATGGATATAAAGAATGCTAAGAGGATCCTTAAATGGATAAAGGGGGGTGTGATGAGGATAGAGAAGGTGGACACGAGGATACCGTCACCATTCGCATTCAACCTAGTCGCACAGGGGTACCTTGATGTTCTAAAATATGAGGAGAGGATAGAATTCATAAAAAGGATGCATGAGGCCATCATAGAGCAGATAAAGACTTGA
- a CDS encoding class I SAM-dependent methyltransferase, producing MKKCMENGYMIKGPLFTGRTCQEYIQMFNLNLKRLRGKSILDCAAGASSFTPIMHSLGFDVKATDTFYDKSPRILYQMCAEHLKTLKKALKEKGSYIWKFYKNPEEMFRERLKACKIFISDYRIGKGERYIMADIRKLPFPDDSFHLVLCSHLLYIYDHRLDWKFHLDSINEMLRVSKNEVRIYPLVKEDGRNSIYLKRTLKNLQGKVDAKLEKVDYIFRPSADKMLRLIKSLSAL from the coding sequence ATGAAAAAATGTATGGAAAACGGTTATATGATTAAAGGGCCATTATTCACGGGGAGAACATGCCAAGAATACATTCAAATGTTCAATTTAAACCTTAAAAGGCTAAGGGGTAAAAGCATCCTTGATTGCGCCGCGGGTGCGAGCTCATTCACCCCAATAATGCACAGTCTAGGATTTGACGTGAAGGCAACAGACACCTTTTACGATAAAAGCCCCAGGATACTATATCAGATGTGCGCAGAACACCTAAAAACCCTCAAAAAAGCCCTCAAGGAAAAAGGCTCCTATATTTGGAAATTTTATAAAAACCCCGAAGAGATGTTCAGGGAACGTTTAAAAGCTTGTAAGATCTTCATATCAGATTATAGGATAGGTAAGGGTGAAAGGTATATAATGGCCGATATCAGGAAACTCCCATTCCCAGATGACAGCTTCCATCTTGTGCTCTGCTCCCACCTACTCTATATCTATGATCACAGACTTGACTGGAAATTCCACCTAGACAGTATCAACGAAATGTTAAGGGTCTCAAAGAATGAAGTGAGAATATACCCCCTTGTAAAGGAGGATGGTAGAAACTCCATCTACCTGAAACGGACATTAAAAAATCTCCAAGGAAAAGTTGATGCCAAACTAGAAAAGGTGGATTACATTTTCAGACCATCAGCAGATAAGATGCTCCGCCTAATCAAGTCTTTATCTGCTCTATGA
- a CDS encoding metallophosphoesterase: MVEKISTFITEDLEICDLALLIEDTMIIADLHLGYEQYLNREGFMLPSFQFEKILDRIDRIRESSGAENIIINGDLKHEFGRVTYQENRELKRLLDHLEENFNNIILIKGNHDPIIPYISQLKNFKILESLKFQDHLITHGHFIPERIETRTIIIGHEHPCIGLRSGERIEKVKCYLIGPFRGEKLVVMPSFNFVTEGSDILHEAIISPFLKESELSKFRVYAVEDFKVFDFGTFGEVARIMREGG, encoded by the coding sequence GTGGTGGAGAAGATCAGCACCTTCATAACTGAGGATCTTGAAATTTGCGACTTGGCACTCTTGATAGAGGATACTATGATAATCGCAGACCTACACCTAGGATATGAACAGTATCTTAACAGGGAAGGTTTCATGCTCCCCAGTTTCCAATTCGAGAAGATATTGGATAGGATTGATAGGATCAGGGAATCCTCGGGTGCTGAGAACATTATAATAAATGGTGACCTGAAACACGAGTTTGGAAGGGTCACCTACCAGGAAAACAGGGAACTTAAAAGACTACTAGATCACCTGGAAGAGAATTTCAATAATATCATCTTAATAAAGGGCAACCACGATCCTATCATACCCTACATATCACAGTTGAAAAACTTTAAAATATTAGAGTCTTTGAAATTCCAGGATCATCTCATAACCCACGGCCATTTCATCCCCGAGAGGATAGAAACCCGGACGATAATAATCGGCCACGAACACCCTTGCATAGGCCTTAGGAGTGGGGAGAGGATAGAGAAGGTTAAATGTTACCTTATAGGTCCATTTCGTGGTGAAAAATTGGTTGTTATGCCATCATTCAATTTCGTGACAGAGGGATCTGACATACTACATGAGGCCATAATCTCACCATTTCTGAAAGAAAGCGAACTATCAAAGTTCAGGGTATATGCTGTGGAGGATTTCAAAGTGTTCGATTTCGGGACGTTCGGGGAGGTTGCGAGGATCATGAGGGAAGGGGGATGA
- the rfbD gene encoding dTDP-4-dehydrorhamnose reductase — MRIFITGATGMLGNDLVKVLSDDHKIITKRVEITSLEDIVDFICNSKPDAIIHTAAFTDVDAAESAKDKAYKVNVIGTRNVTLAASKVKAPIIYISTDYIFDGEKSEGYYEFDKPNPINFYGLTKYLGEVCVRNLTNKFYIVRTSWLFGEHGRNFVKTILELAEENEKIQVVDDQIGSPTYTLDLAEAIRELIKKPAYGIYHITNSGHCSWYEFAKEVFKEAEINIKLEAVSSNEFKRPARRPKCSILKNYNWKMEGFPTLRDYRVALKEYLRGLKF; from the coding sequence ATGCGAATATTCATAACCGGTGCCACCGGCATGCTCGGCAACGACCTAGTAAAAGTACTCTCAGATGATCATAAAATAATCACAAAAAGAGTGGAAATCACCAGCCTAGAGGATATAGTAGATTTTATCTGCAACTCCAAACCAGATGCTATAATACACACAGCAGCATTCACAGACGTTGACGCCGCAGAATCAGCCAAGGACAAAGCCTACAAAGTTAACGTCATCGGCACAAGGAACGTTACATTAGCCGCCTCCAAGGTCAAAGCCCCAATAATCTACATATCAACCGATTACATCTTCGATGGTGAAAAAAGTGAAGGCTATTACGAATTCGACAAACCAAACCCTATAAACTTCTATGGACTCACCAAATACCTTGGAGAAGTATGTGTAAGGAACCTTACAAACAAATTCTACATTGTAAGAACATCATGGCTATTCGGAGAACATGGGAGAAACTTTGTAAAGACAATCCTAGAATTGGCCGAGGAAAATGAAAAAATACAAGTAGTCGATGACCAGATAGGATCCCCAACTTACACCCTAGACCTCGCAGAGGCCATAAGGGAACTCATTAAAAAACCAGCCTATGGCATCTACCATATAACCAACAGCGGCCATTGTTCATGGTATGAATTTGCAAAAGAAGTGTTTAAAGAGGCTGAAATTAACATAAAATTAGAAGCGGTCTCCAGTAACGAGTTCAAAAGGCCCGCCAGGAGGCCCAAATGCTCCATCCTAAAAAACTATAACTGGAAGATGGAAGGATTCCCCACCCTAAGAGACTACAGGGTGGCCCTCAAAGAATATCTTAGGGGGTTGAAATTTTGA
- the rfbC gene encoding dTDP-4-dehydrorhamnose 3,5-epimerase: MGKFNFTPTKLEGALIIEPLVFEDERGYFMETYNMKEFEEAGVQIKFVQDNESKSKKGVLRGLHFQYKKPQGKLVRAIKGRIFDVAVDLRKNSPTYGEWEAVILSEENKKQFYIPEGFAHGFLVLSDYAIVNYKCTELYHPEYEGGIRWDDPTLSIKWPLDQVDKIIISEKDENWKTLKEKPIRL; this comes from the coding sequence GTGGGAAAATTCAATTTCACCCCTACAAAACTTGAAGGCGCCCTTATCATCGAACCACTGGTCTTCGAGGATGAAAGAGGATACTTCATGGAAACATATAATATGAAAGAATTCGAGGAGGCCGGAGTACAAATAAAATTTGTCCAAGATAATGAATCAAAATCAAAGAAGGGAGTCTTAAGGGGTTTGCATTTCCAGTATAAGAAGCCCCAGGGCAAACTTGTAAGGGCCATAAAAGGGAGGATCTTCGATGTTGCAGTGGACCTCCGCAAAAACTCGCCAACATATGGAGAATGGGAAGCTGTCATATTATCAGAGGAGAACAAAAAACAATTCTACATCCCTGAAGGATTCGCACACGGTTTCCTAGTCCTCTCAGATTATGCTATAGTCAATTACAAGTGCACAGAACTTTACCATCCAGAATATGAGGGTGGCATACGCTGGGATGACCCCACCCTATCCATCAAATGGCCCCTAGACCAGGTAGATAAGATTATAATCTCAGAAAAGGATGAAAATTGGAAGACCCTAAAGGAGAAGCCCATAAGATTATAG
- a CDS encoding vWA domain-containing protein translates to MKILELSQALREKGIPVSIRSTKLAYFVYDIFKGGAHLKEALASVYVKDKRQLEAFEEAFNEVFHGKEKGEVEEIKLKTRTDSGIKVETPDEMVLVEEKIDFQPPIMDLPHLDKDERSLLEMDVSKLDFFDTRIFELCKKLGLKIANRRSRRFKGSKVGRPDIRKSIRKNLKYGGALIELINKKPSIKKSQHIFLCDVSGSCDWISNWFFCIVYAAQHTFYNSRFFDFDNKIVETTKALQEEDLLAAFQNLRVSRQQNMMLHGTSNMYTAFKEFKEKVVFPPRSYIIILTDCRDWAGPREDGVPLSARVLEELCQRCRKVLILNPEDKNKWDVVDSCVSYYIDAGASVKEVRNLRQLAEIIEKI, encoded by the coding sequence ATGAAGATATTGGAGCTTTCCCAAGCTCTCAGAGAAAAAGGAATACCAGTAAGTATAAGGAGCACAAAACTGGCTTATTTCGTATATGACATCTTCAAAGGGGGGGCCCATCTCAAGGAGGCTCTTGCATCTGTTTATGTGAAAGATAAAAGGCAATTAGAGGCCTTTGAAGAAGCCTTCAATGAAGTCTTCCATGGAAAAGAAAAAGGTGAAGTAGAGGAGATAAAATTAAAAACCAGGACGGATTCTGGGATAAAAGTTGAAACCCCTGATGAAATGGTCCTGGTCGAAGAGAAGATAGACTTCCAGCCCCCAATCATGGACCTTCCCCATCTTGACAAGGATGAAAGATCACTCCTTGAAATGGACGTTAGCAAACTAGACTTCTTCGACACTAGGATATTCGAGTTATGCAAAAAACTCGGTCTTAAAATCGCCAATAGACGCTCCAGGAGATTTAAAGGTTCAAAGGTTGGCCGCCCCGATATAAGGAAGAGTATACGTAAAAACCTTAAATATGGTGGCGCGCTCATAGAACTCATCAATAAAAAGCCCTCCATTAAAAAGAGTCAACACATTTTCCTATGTGATGTTAGCGGCTCCTGTGACTGGATAAGTAACTGGTTTTTTTGCATAGTCTACGCTGCACAACACACATTCTATAACTCACGTTTCTTCGACTTTGACAATAAAATCGTTGAAACAACAAAGGCACTCCAAGAAGAAGATCTCCTAGCAGCTTTCCAGAACCTGAGGGTTTCCAGGCAACAGAATATGATGCTACATGGCACATCTAACATGTACACCGCCTTTAAGGAATTCAAGGAGAAGGTTGTGTTCCCACCACGCTCCTACATTATAATATTAACTGATTGTCGCGACTGGGCCGGGCCGCGTGAAGATGGCGTCCCATTAAGTGCCAGGGTCCTTGAGGAGCTCTGTCAACGTTGCCGTAAAGTTCTAATATTGAATCCCGAGGACAAGAACAAGTGGGATGTTGTTGACAGTTGCGTCTCATATTATATAGATGCAGGTGCCAGCGTAAAAGAGGTTAGGAATCTCAGACAACTTGCAGAGATTATCGAGAAGATATAA
- the rfbB gene encoding dTDP-glucose 4,6-dehydratase → MRIIVTGGAGFIGSNFIKYMLKEHPQYEIINLDALTYCGNLENLQGVEDNPNYKFVKGDITDKRLVDDLTQGADVIINFAAESHVDRSIQDPSKFLKTNVIGTQTLLEAAKKHNIQKYIQISTDEVYGSCEKCYFTEETPLAPNSPYAASKASADLFVRAYHKTYNLPVNITRSSNNYGPYQFPEKFIPLIITNALENKPIPIYGDGMNIRDWIHVYDHCRAIDLVLHHGRQGEIYNIGGGNEKRNIEVVKLILEILGKDESLIRFVEDRPGHDRRYAMDSKKIKRELGWKPTYKFREGLEETIKWYTQNRRWWENIKTGEYQEYYEKMYGKRLYD, encoded by the coding sequence ATGAGGATTATAGTAACTGGTGGCGCCGGTTTCATAGGAAGCAACTTCATAAAATACATGTTAAAGGAGCACCCCCAATATGAGATAATAAATTTGGACGCTCTCACATACTGTGGAAACCTTGAAAACCTCCAAGGAGTTGAGGATAATCCAAACTACAAGTTCGTGAAAGGTGATATCACAGACAAGAGGCTGGTGGATGATCTCACCCAAGGAGCTGACGTTATAATAAACTTCGCAGCCGAATCACATGTTGACAGGAGCATCCAAGACCCTAGTAAATTCCTCAAAACCAATGTAATAGGGACACAAACACTACTCGAAGCCGCTAAAAAACATAATATACAAAAATATATACAAATATCAACAGATGAAGTATACGGGTCCTGTGAAAAATGCTATTTCACCGAGGAAACACCATTAGCACCTAACAGTCCATATGCTGCGAGTAAAGCCTCAGCCGACCTATTTGTAAGAGCATACCATAAAACCTACAACCTCCCAGTAAATATCACACGTTCATCCAACAATTACGGCCCCTACCAGTTCCCAGAAAAATTCATACCACTCATAATAACAAACGCACTCGAAAACAAACCCATACCAATCTACGGTGACGGGATGAACATAAGAGACTGGATCCACGTATATGATCATTGCAGGGCCATAGACCTAGTACTCCACCATGGACGCCAAGGAGAAATCTACAATATCGGCGGGGGTAACGAGAAAAGGAACATAGAAGTTGTGAAGCTCATCCTAGAAATACTTGGAAAGGATGAATCCCTTATAAGATTCGTGGAGGACAGGCCAGGCCATGATCGGAGATATGCCATGGACTCCAAGAAGATAAAAAGAGAACTTGGATGGAAGCCAACATACAAATTCAGGGAAGGACTAGAAGAGACAATAAAATGGTACACACAGAACAGGAGATGGTGGGAGAATATAAAAACCGGCGAATACCAAGAATATTATGAAAAAATGTATGGAAAACGGTTATATGATTAA
- a CDS encoding HEAT repeat domain-containing protein: protein MVNDKHKMINNLPCTPKSVDVLIKLLEDESHPIRFAAAEKLAEFGDISIDRLLEMLDEKKGPVKRYIIFALKKIGDPKVTDHFIKALEDEDWGVRKFAARALGELGDKRAVEPLIKALEDEDWGVKLAALRSLGDLKDERAIEPIKKARRKGDKEFKKAANQALKKIQS from the coding sequence TTGGTTAATGATAAACATAAGATGATTAATAATCTTCCATGCACCCCTAAATCAGTTGATGTTCTTATCAAACTTCTCGAAGACGAAAGCCACCCTATAAGGTTTGCCGCGGCCGAAAAATTAGCCGAATTCGGTGATATATCCATTGATAGGCTCCTTGAGATGTTAGATGAGAAAAAAGGGCCTGTGAAGAGGTATATTATATTTGCGCTTAAGAAGATTGGCGATCCCAAGGTTACGGACCATTTTATTAAAGCACTTGAAGATGAAGATTGGGGTGTTAGGAAGTTCGCCGCACGTGCCCTTGGAGAATTAGGCGATAAAAGAGCCGTGGAACCCCTTATTAAAGCACTTGAAGATGAAGATTGGGGTGTGAAACTTGCGGCTTTAAGGTCCCTCGGCGACCTGAAGGATGAACGGGCGATAGAACCCATAAAAAAGGCGAGGAGAAAGGGTGATAAGGAATTTAAAAAGGCTGCTAACCAAGCTTTAAAGAAGATCCAATCCTAA